A single region of the Etheostoma cragini isolate CJK2018 chromosome 3, CSU_Ecrag_1.0, whole genome shotgun sequence genome encodes:
- the LOC117942131 gene encoding extracellular calcium-sensing receptor-like, whose product MPEPLRCTGSIDSRQLRFSRAMIFAIEEINNSTELLPGIKLGYQIYDSCASVPVAVHVAFQLSNGLDPVFDTGDNCSKSGLLMAVVGESGSSPSISMLRITGPFNIPQVSHFATCACLSNKQQYPNFFRTVPSDQFQAEALAKLVKHFGWTWIGAVRSDSDYGNNGMASFLDAARKEGICVDYSESFYRTQPRSRIQRVADVIRRSTAVVVVAFAASGDMRLLLEELLLEPSPPRQWIGSEDWVTDTDMLRFSFCAGAIGFGIERSVIPGLSDFLVDLTPSKVAASPVLTEFWEDAFNCRLGKSAGDERVCDGTEDIKTLQSPYTDTSQLRISNMVYKAVYAIAHAIHRAVCQKTNSTTQCDKFTRIESKEVLSQLKKVNFSQNGNDVSFDVNGDPVARYELVNWQKSESGNIEMVTVGHYDASMPVGQKFQINRNLTWVDGGTQVPVSVCSDNCPPGTRKVLQKGKPICCYDCIPCPEGEISNATDSPDCFSCPKEFWPNAERDTCLPKPVEFLSYNEVLGIILAAFSVGGACLTIITAAVFYRHRTSPIVRANNSELSFLLLFSLTLCFLCSLTFIGAPSEWSCMLRHTAFGITFVLSMSCVLGKTIVVLMAFRATLPGSNVMKWFGPPQQRMTVVSFTLIQVLICTIWLGLSPPFPVKNLTIYKERIILECAFGSAVGFWAVLGYIGLLAVFCFVLAVLARKLPDNFNEAKLITFSMLIFCAVWITFIPAYLSSPGKFTVAVEIFAILASSFGLILCIFAPKCFIILLKPEKNTKKHLMNKNLS is encoded by the exons ATGCCTGAGCCACTAAGATGCACAGGGAG CATTGACTCCCGTCAACTGCGCTTCTCACGTGCAATGATTTTTGCCATTGAGGAGATAAACAACAGCACGGAGCTGCTGCCAGGAATCAAACTCGGTTATCAGATCTACGACTCGTGCGCCTCGGTGCCTGTGGCAGTGCATGTGGCATTCCAGCTTTCAAATGGCCTGGACCCTGTGTTTGACACCGGTGACAATTGCTCAAAATCTGGTTTGCTGATGGCTGTTGTTGGAGAGTCTGGGTCCTCTCCATCCATCAGCATGTTGCGCATCACTGGGCCCTTTAACATCCCTCAA GTGAGCCACTTTGCCACTTGTGCATGTCTGTCCAATAAGCAGCAGTACCCAAATTTCTTCAGAACCGTTCCTAGTGATCAGTTCCAGGCTGAAGCGCTGGCCAAGCTGGTAAAACACTTTGGCTGGACTTGGATAGGTGCTGTCCGGTCAGATTCAGATTATGGCAATAATGGTATGGCGTCTTTTCTGGATGCAGCACGCAAAGAGGGGATCTGCGTGGATTACTCTGAATCCTTCTATCGGACCCAACCACGAAGCAGGATCCAGAGAGTAGCTGATGTTATCCGCAG gtcgacagctgtggttgttgtggcATTTGCAGCATCTGGAGATATGAGGCTTCTGCTGGAGGAGCTGTTGCTTGAGCCTTCTCCACCTCGCCAGTGGATAGGCAGTGAAGACTGGGTAACTGACACAGACATGCTGAGGTTCAGCTTCTGTGCTGGAGCCATCGGATTTGGAATTGAGCGATCCGTCATCCCAGGTCTGAGTGACTTCTTGGTGGATCTCACTCCATCTAAAGTGGCTGCCTCTCCAGTGCTTACTGAGTTCTGGGAGGATGCGTTCAACTGCAGGCTGGGGAAAA gtGCAGGGGatgagagagtgtgtgatgGAACTGAAGACATAAAGACGCTCCAGAGCCCGTACACTGATACATCTCAGCTCCGGATCAGTAACATGGTATACAAGGCTGTTTATGCAATAGCTCATGCCATTCATAGAGCAGTGTGTCAGAAAACAAATTCTACAACTCAGTGTGACAAATTCACCAGGATAGAATCCAAAGAG GTTCTTTCTCAgctgaaaaaagtaaatttttccCAAAATGGTAATGATGTGTCATTTGATGTCAACGGGGATCCTGTGGCCAGATACGAGCTGGTTAACTGGCAAAAAAGTGAGAGTGGCAATATTGAGATGGTGACAGTAGGACACTACGATGCATCAATGCCGGTGGGCCAGAAGTTCCAAATCAACAGGAACTTAACCTGGGTGGATGGTGGCACACAA GttcctgtgtcagtgtgttctgaCAACTGTCCTCCAGGAACTCGTAAAGTGCTTCAGAAAGGAAAACCCATCTGCTGTTATGATTGTATACCATGTCCTGAGGGAGAGATTAGCAATGCTACag attcCCCTGATTGTTTCTCTTGCCCCAAGGAGTTCTGGCCtaatgcagagagagacactTGTCTCCCCAAGCCTGTAGAGTTTCTTTCCTACAACGAGGTCCTAGGAATCATCCTGGCTGCATTCTCAGTTGGTGGTGCCTGTCTGACCATTATAACAGCGGCTGTGTTCTATCGTCACAGGACATCCCCGATTGTCAGGGCCAACAACTCTGAGCTgagcttcctgctgctcttctccctgaCTCTATGTTTCTTATGTTCATTAACTTTCATCGGAGCACCCTCTGAGTGGTCCTGCATGCTGCGCCACACAGCGTTTGGGATCACCTTTGTCCTCTCTATGTCTTGTGTTCTTGGAAAAACAATAGTAGTGTTAATGGCCTTTAGAGCCACACTCCCAGGTAGTAATGTCATGAAATGGTTTGGTCCTCCACAGCAAAGAATGACTGTAGTGTCTTTTACGCTTATTCAAGTGTTAATATGTACTATTTGGTTGGGTCTTAGTCCCCCTTTCCCAGTGAAAAACCTAACTATATACAAAGAGAGAATCATCCTGGAGTGTGCATTTGGCTCAGCTGTTGGGTTCTGGGCTGTGCTCGGGTACATAGGTCTACTGGCTGTCTTTTGCTTTGTGTTAGCTGTCCTAGCTCGGAAATTACCTGATAATTTTAATGAGGCCAAGCTCATCACCTTCAGCATGCTGATATTCTGTGCAGTCTGGATCACCTTTATCCCTGCATATCTCAGCTCTCCTGGGAAATTTACTGTGGCTGTGGAGATATTTGCCATTCTGGCCTCCAGTTTTGGACTAATACTGTGTATATTTGCTCCAAAGTGTTTCATTATATTGCTGAAGCCAGAGAAGAACACCAAGAAacatttaatgaacaaaaatcTATCCTAA
- the LOC117942153 gene encoding extracellular calcium-sensing receptor-like — translation MEGDYIIGGVFSIHYNMHTVKHNYTTMPEPLRCTGSINTRELRFSRAMIFAIKEINNRMELLPGIKLGYQIYDSCGSVPVAVHVAFQLSNGLDPVFNTGDNCSNSGMVMAVVGESGSSPSISMLRITGPFNIPQVSHFATCACLSDKLQYPNFFRTVPSDQFQAEALAKLVKHFGWTWIGAVRSDSDYGNNGMASFLDAARKEGICVEYSESFYRTNPRSRIQRVADVIRRSTAMVVVAFAAFGDVRLLLEELLLEPSPPRQWIGSEAWVTNTDLLKFNFCAGAIGFGIQKSVIPGLRDFLLDLSPSKVAASPVLTEFWEDAFNCRLGKITDESVCDGTEDIKTLQSPYTDTSQLRITNMVHKAVYAIAHAIHKAVCQETISTTQCDKFTRTESKEVLSQLKKVNFSRNGYDVSFDANGDPVARYELINWQKSESGSVKLVTVGQYDASLPVGQKFRINRNLTWANHGIQVPVSVCSDSCPPGTYKVLQKGKPICCYDCIPCPEGEISNATDSPDCFPCPKEFWPNEERDTCLPKSVEFLSYNEVLGIILAAFSVGGACLAIITAAVFYRHRTSPIVRANNSELSFLLLFSLTLCFLCSLTFIGAPSEWSCMLRHTAFGITFVLSMSCVLGKTIVVLMAFKATLPGSTVMKWFGPPQQRMTVVSFTLIQVLICTIWLGRSPPFPMKNLTIYKKRIILECALGSAIGFWAVLGYIGLLAVFCFVLAVLARKLPDNFNEAKLITFSMLIFCAVWITFIPAYLSSPGKFTVAVEIFAILASSFGLILCIFAPKCFIILFRPEQNTKKHLMNKNQS, via the exons ATGGAAGGTGACTACATCATAGGTGGTGTTTTCTCCATACACTACAACATGCACACAGTGAAGCATAACTACACCACCATGCCTGAGCCACTAAGATGCACAGGGAG catCAACACCCGTGAACTGCGCTTCTCACGTGCAATGATCTTTGCTATCAAGGAGATAAACAACAGAATGGAGCTGCTGCCAGGAATCAAACTCGGTTATCAGATCTACGACTCGTGTGGCTCGGTGCCCGTGGCGGTGCATGTGGCATTCCAGCTTTCAAATGGCCTGGACCCGGTGTTTAACACCGGTGACAATTGCTCCAATTCTGGTATGGTGATGGCTGTTGTTGGAGAGTCTGGGTCCTCTCCATCCATCAGCATGTTGCGCATCACTGGGCCCTTTAACATCCCTCAA GTGAGCCACTTTGCCActtgtgcatgtctgtctgaCAAGCTGCAGTACCCAAATTTTTTCAGAACCGTTCCTAGTGATCAGTTCCAGGCTGAAGCGCTGGCCAAGCTGGTAAAACACTTTGGCTGGACTTGGATAGGTGCTGTCCGGTCAGATTCAGATTATGGCAATAATGGTATGGCGTCTTTCCTGGATGCAGCACGCAAAGAAGGAATATGTGTGGAATACTCTGAATCTTTCTATCGGACCAACCCACGAAGCAGGATCCAGAGAGTAGCTGATGTTATCCGCAG GTCGACAGCTATGGTTGTTGTTGCATTTGCAGCCTTTGGAGACGTGAGGCTTCTGCTGGAGGAGCTGTTGCTTGAGCCTTCTCCACCTCGCCAGTGGATAGGCAGTGAAGCCTGGGTAACAAACACAGATTTGCTGAAGTTCAATTTCTGTGCCGGGGCCATCGGATTTGGCATTCAAAAATCTGTCATCCCAGGTCTGAGAGACTTCTTGCTggatctctctccctctaaaGTGGCGGCCTCTCCAGTGCTTACTGAGTTCTGGGAGGATGCATTTAACTGCAGGCTGGGGAAAA TCACAGacgagagtgtgtgtgatggaacTGAAGACATAAAGACGCTCCAGAGCCCCTACACTGACACATCTCAGCTCCGTATCACTAACATGGTACACAAGGCTGTGTATGCAATAGCTCATGCCATTCATAAAGCAGTGTGCCAGGAAACAATATCTACAACTCAGTGTGACAAATTCACCAGGACAGAATCCAAAGAG GTTCTTTCTCAgctgaaaaaagtaaatttttccCGAAATGGGTACGATGTGTCATTTGATGCCAACGGCGATCCTGTGGCCAGATATGAGCTGATTAACTGGCAAAAAAGTGAGAGTGGCAGCGTTAAATTGGTGACAGTAGGCCAATACGATGCATCACTGCCGGTGGGCCAGAAGTTCCGTATCAATAGGAACCTAACCTGGGCAAACCATGGCATACAA GTTCCTGTGTCAGTGTGCTCTGACAGCTGTCCTCCAGGAACTTATAAAGTACTGCAGAAAGGAAAACCCATCTGCTGTTATGATTGTATACCGTGTCCTGAGGGAGAGATTAGCAATGCTACgg attcccCTGATTGTTTCCCTTGCCCCAAGGAGTTCTGGCCTAATGAAGAGAGAGACACTTGTCTCCCTAAGTCTGTAGAGTTTCTTTCCTACAACGAGGTCCTAGGAATCATCCTGGCTGCATTCTCAGTTGGTGGTGCCTGTCTGGCCATTATAACAGCGGCTGTGTTCTATCGTCACAGGACATCCCCGATTGTCAGGGCCAACAACTCTGAGCTGAGCTTCCTGTTGCTCTTCTCCCTGACTCTATGTTTCTTATGTTCATTAACTTTCATCGGAGCACCCTCTGAGTGGTCCTGCATGCTGCGCCACACAGCCTTTGGGATCACCTTTGTCCTCTCTATGTCTTGCGTTCTTGGAAAAACAATAGTAGTGTTAATGGCCTTTAAAGCTACACTCCCAGGTAGTACTGTCATGAAATGGTTTGGTCCTCCACAGCAACGAATGACTGTAGTTTCTTTTACGCTTATTCAAGTCTTAATATGTACTATTTGGTTGGGTCGTAGTCCCCCTTTTCCAATGAAAAACCTAACTATATACAAGAAGAGAATCATCCTGGAGTGTGCATTGGGCTCAGCTATTGGGTTCTGGGCTGTGCTCGGGTACATAGGTCTACTGGCTGTCTTTTGCTTTGTGTTAGCTGTCCTAGCTCGGAAATTACCTGATAATTTTAATGAAGCCAAGCTCATCACCTTCAGCATGCTGATATTCTGTGCAGTCTGGATCACCTTTATCCCAGCATATCTCAGCTCTCCTGGGAAATTTACTGTGGCTGTGGAGATATTTGCTATTCTGGCCTCCAGTTTTGGACTAATACTGTGTATATTTGCTCCAAAATGTTTCATCATATTGTTTAGGCCTgagcaaaacacaaagaaacatttaatgaacaaaaatcaATCCTAA